Proteins encoded by one window of Macaca fascicularis isolate 582-1 chromosome 10, T2T-MFA8v1.1:
- the LOC141407887 gene encoding homeobox protein Nkx-2.4-like yields the protein MVTRAGSWDLLRAVPWDRPRERGACWGPGPRRSGGPGIQRGPGSVAAAAARRERRLERLPAGLELTRLPPWASSPVSRFMGPSAGVNVAGMGSLTGIADAAKSLAPLHAAAAAAAPRRKRRVLFSQAQVYELERRFKQQKYLSAPEREHLASMIHLTPTQVKIWFQNHRYKMKRQAKDKAAQQLQQEGGLGPPPPPPPSPRRVAVPVLVKDGKPCQNGASTPTPGQAGPQPPAPTPAPELEELSPSPPALHGPGGGLAALDPAAGEYGGGVLGANLLYGRTW from the coding sequence ATGGTTACGCGCGCGGGGTCCTGGGACCTGTTGCGTGCGGTGCCCTGGGACCGGCCGAGGGAGCGCGGGGCGTGCTGGGGCCCGGGGCCGCGGCGCTCAGGGGGTCCTGGGATTCAGCGAGGGCCCGGCAGCGTCGCGGCCGCCGCGGCGAGAAGAGAGCGGCGGCTGGAGCGGCTCCCGGCGGGCCTGGAGCTCACCCGCCTTCCCCCTTGGGCCTCTTCCCCAGTCTCCAGGTTCATGGGGCCGTCGGCGGGCGTGAATGTGGCCGGCATGGGGTCGCTGACGGGCATCGCGGACGCCGCCAAGTCGCTGGCCCCGCTGcacgcggcggcggcggcggccgctcCGCGAAGGAAGCGCCGCGTGCTCTTCTCGCAGGCGCAGGTCTACGAGCTGGAGCGGCGCTTCAAGCAGCAGAAGTACCTGTCGGCGCCCGAGCGCGAGCACCTGGCCAGCATGATCCACCTGACGCCCACGCAGGTCAAGATCTGGTTCCAGAACCACCGCTACAAAATGAAACGGCAGGCCAAGGACAAGGCGGCgcagcagctgcagcaggagGGTGGCCTGGGCCCGCCGCCGCCTCCGCCGCCGTCCCCGCGCCGCGTGGCTGTGCCCGTGCTGGTCAAGGACGGCAAGCCGTGCCAGAACGGTGCCAGCACGCCCACCCCTGGCCAGGCCGGTCCGCAGCCGCCGGCCCCGACGCCCGCGCCTGAGCTGGAGGAGCTGTCGCCCAGCCCACCCGCGCTGCACGGCCCGGGGGGCGGCCTGGCGGCCCTGGACCCGGCCGCCGGGGAGTACGGCGGTGGTGTCCTGGGCGCCAACCTGCTCTATGGCAGGACGTGGTGA